A DNA window from Ipomoea triloba cultivar NCNSP0323 chromosome 10, ASM357664v1 contains the following coding sequences:
- the LOC116032283 gene encoding B3 domain-containing protein At4g34400-like, with protein sequence MEPERRYSRKVILRNRMQKVWNIEITETEDDCFFKYGWAKFVEDNSFFNGDQLIFIYDHPAMFDFIVLDSSGCEKIIVDGKEARVKGLKNNNDGDVNCQDNTFWVEFEFNMVTQVKKDEDEMDAEEEKNDVIGFQHHMSPSKGKRCITTEGGFKRAATMKKRNASPKRGKKNATAKKKRDVSEEESDVSAEKMDASEDKKDGSVEKKKDVRDHFGVELFSSGRFTQPKIFIS encoded by the exons ATGGAGCCTGAGAGAAGATATTCGCGCAAGGTTATACTCAGGAATCGTATGCAAAAAGTTTGGAACATAGAAATAACAGAAACTGAAGATGATTGTTTTTTCAAGTATGGTTGGGCAAAATTCGTAGAGGATAACTCGTTCTTCAATGGAGATCAATTGATTTTTATCTATGACCATCCTGCTATGTTTGACTTCATCGTACTTGACTCATCCGGTTGTGAAAAGATAATAGTTGACGGTAAAGAAGCTCGAGTGAAGggattgaaaaataataatgatggtgatgttaATTGTCAAGATAACACTTTTTGGGTGGAGTTTGAATTCAATATGGTCACTCAAGTTAAGAAAGACGAGGATGAGATGGATGCAGAAGAGGAGAAAAATGATGTTATTGGTTTTCAACATCATATGTCACCTTCCAAGGGAAAAAGATGCATTACTACTGAAG gtGGATTCAAGAGAGCTGCTACCATGAAGAAAAGGAATGCTAGTCCCAAAAGAGGGAAAAAGAATGCTACGGCAAAGAAGAAAAGGGATGttagtgaagaagaaagtgatGTTAGTGCAGAAAAAATGGATGCTAGTGAAGATAAAAAAGATGGCAGTGTTGAAAAAAAGAAGGATGTCCGCGATCATTTTGGAGTCGAGCTTTTCAGCTCAGGACGTTTTACTCAACCTAAAATCTTTATTTCGTGA